The following DNA comes from Acidimicrobiales bacterium.
TGCGCCGCGGACGCCGGGACGACGGCGAGGACGAGGGCGCCGATCGCCGCCAGGAGCGGCCGTCGCCTCATGCCACCGCTCCGTCGGAGGCGACCAGCTCGGCCCGCACGACGAGGCGCTGCGCCGCGCTCCCGACCGGGTGGCAGGTGGTCAGCGTCAGCAGCGAGGCGTCGGTGGGGGCGACGACCGACGTCGCCGTGGGCGCCACCGGGAACGGCGCCTCGGCGACGCGATAGGTGCAGGTGCCGACGGGGGTGTCGAGCACGATCTCGTCGCCGACCCCGAGTTGGTCGAGGTTGCGGAACGGGTGGCCGTAGGTCGTCCGGTGCCCGGCGATGCCGACGTTGCCCTCCTGGCACGGCAGCGGCGTCGACGGGTAGTGGCCCGCGCCGGCCCGGAGGGCGCTCTCGGTCGTCCCCTCGACGACGACCGTGTCGACGCCGATCGACGGGATGCGGAGGCGGGTGACGCTGTCGCCCTCCTCGACCCGGCCGGCCAGGTACACCTGCCGGAACTGCGGGCTGGCCAGCTGGTGCTCGAGGCGGGTCTGGATGCGGGCCTGGACGACGTCGGTGACAGCCGGGTAGGCGAGCACGCCGACCCCGGTCGCCGCCATCGCCAGCGCGGCGACGGTCAGGCTCCGACGGGCCCACGGATGGCGCCGGAGGCCGGAGGCGAGGCGGGTGGTGACGTCGGCGCGAGCCGGGCCGGCCGGCGTCGCCGCGGACGGTGCCGCGGGCGGCGCCGCGGCGGACGGTGCGGCGGCGGGCAGCGTCGAGGCGGCGGCGGGGCGGACCGCAGCGGCGGGGGACGCCGGCCGTCCCGCTGCTACGGGCGCCGCGGAGACGGTCGCGACGGAGTGCGGCGCGGTCGGCGCCGGGCGCCGCTGGCGGTACCAGCGCAGCGCCGCGCCGGCCAGGCCACCGACGACGGCGAACAGGACGGCGCCGGCGACGGCGATGGCCGCGACGACGGTCGGCTCGACCATCACCGCCTCCGGGCCGGCTCCCGCACGGTCATCGCCCGCCGCTCCTCGTCACGTCCGC
Coding sequences within:
- a CDS encoding class E sortase, yielding MVEPTVVAAIAVAGAVLFAVVGGLAGAALRWYRQRRPAPTAPHSVATVSAAPVAAGRPASPAAAVRPAAASTLPAAAPSAAAPPAAPSAATPAGPARADVTTRLASGLRRHPWARRSLTVAALAMAATGVGVLAYPAVTDVVQARIQTRLEHQLASPQFRQVYLAGRVEEGDSVTRLRIPSIGVDTVVVEGTTESALRAGAGHYPSTPLPCQEGNVGIAGHRTTYGHPFRNLDQLGVGDEIVLDTPVGTCTYRVAEAPFPVAPTATSVVAPTDASLLTLTTCHPVGSAAQRLVVRAELVASDGAVA